DNA sequence from the Methylacidiphilum kamchatkense Kam1 genome:
TTTAACAGTCGGTCCGTTGCGGATTAAAAATTTCTCTGTGCCTTATACGACGAAAAAATTCAATAGGAGGATAGATCTAAAAAGGGCTGAGTTGCCGGCTTCCATTTTTCAAGCCAGAGCCGAAACCAAAAGCCCATCGGTTACTCCCATTCCTGCTCTGGAAGCTCCGAAACAGATCAAGGCTATTAATCCTTTGGTTCAAGACATCACACAAGCCAATCCGGTTAGGATCCCAATGCCATCGGTTGTTCCTGGGGGAGCGCCTGAAGTTGCTGTTTTATCTCCGACTCCTCCTACGGCCGTAAGCCCCTATGAAGAGGATGCTAAATCTCAGCTTCAATCCATGATCTCTCATCTCATAACCGGGCCTTCCTCATCCGGTGTGCCAAATACAAATAATATTCTACCTTCAGGTCTTGGACATGATCCAATTCCAGGAGCGAGTGCAGCTGGTCAAGCGGGGACGCATCCAACAGGGACAAGCGGAGGAGAAGGCATACCAGGAGTGGATGACATTCAAACACAGTTCAAAGCGGCTGCTAATTTTGATCCAAGGATTCCACAGCCCGTAGTTTTGCGTTTGCCAAGCGATATCCTTTTTGATTTCGATTCGGCAAACATAAAAGCCGATGCGGAACCACTTCTTTTCCAAGTGCTAGAAATCTTAAAAAAATATCATCGGGCCGATGTTGAAATCGGTGGGCATACGGACACATTCGGTGATAATATGTATAATTTACAGTTAAGCGAACAAAGAGCCTTTGCTGTCCAACAATGGCTAGAAGCTCATCTGCCTGCAGGAATGTATAATTTCCATTCTACTGGGTATGGGAAAAGTCATCCCATTGTGAATCCAAGGGGATCGATTGAAGAACAAGCCAAAAATCGCAGAGTAGAAATAGTCATCCGAGCACTAGTTGAAGAATGAGCGGGCCTCTTGATTAGCCATCCCAATACAATTTGCTCTTTTATGATTTACCACACCAATTACTCTTAGTTTTCAATAAAGGTGTAGGAATGAGCTGCTTGTATGGACAAACAAGAAAATGTTATCTCTGGGGAGGAATTATCCTCCATTGAGGTTGTTTTTCTAAAAAAAAGAGGCTAATTTAATAAGTGCGAGGAAAGGCTCAACCTTGTTTTTTGCTGTTATTCTTTTTTGTTTTTCTCTTTGATGTTTTTCCCAAAAGCATAGGAAAAACTTCAAAGAACGCCTATAATAAAACCATCTATGTTTTAGTTGTTCATGAAGCATGGTTTAACAGGCCGCCGGAGTTTGTTTTATCGAGGTATGATTATCTCTCACAAAGGGATATTCTTTATCAAGAAACGATTGCTGCCTTTAAAAAGGCTTATCCTTCTTTGGAGGTAAAGAGGATCGATAAACTTAGTCAGGCTCAGGAAGGCATACCAATTATAAGGGTGGATTTAGGACGCTGGAGATATTCTTTTATTGGTACGAATGCTGCTACCGATATCGTTGTTCGACTTTTTGCTGACTTTTATCCTTCAAAAGACTCAAAAGCTATTCACTTAGGTTCCTTTGGGAATGTTCAAAGAGCCCATGTTTGGCTTTATGATGGGTATCGAGACTTTAATGAAGATTATATTAATGCATTGCGGCCTGCCCTTGAAAAGATTGTTCAGGCTGTTGGGCCTTTGTTAGATTCACATCGAAAGTGATGGGAGCTTGCTCTAAGCACTTAGACAAATTTTTTGTAGGACATGAGCAGATTCTTTATGCCTTTCTTTTTTACGATATGTGAGGATTGGATAAGACTGATTTGTAGGCGAGGCAGACCAGAGAAGGATGGAATCCACCTTCTTTTCCCATAAGGAAGTACTTGCAGACTTTATCGGTGGATGGAAAACTAAAAACAGTTCGATTCATTCTTTTAATTTTAATAATAAGTTTTTCTTTATTTTTAACTTGGCTTTGTTTATATGGGTATAAATTTTCATCACCTAGTCTGTTGTGAAACTATCCTGTTTTCGTATTTATGATTGGCACTATCTTTTTTCTTTTTATCTCGTTTTGAGTGTCTTATCTTTTTCAACCCTTAAGTCCGAAGAAGAATCCTCTTTTGACTCCGAATTTTGGACGTCAAGAATTGTTGATTTCTCTCTTGTCAATTCGAATGGAATGACTCATTGGATCAGAGGCATAGTTCTCTCCGCGGATGGTAAAGTGCTAACCTTATCTGATGTTTTTAATGGGGAAGGGAAAATTAAAGAGGTAAAGAGATGGGACTTTCGACCTGTGCAATATCTAGGATGGATTGTGAAGGATCCAGAAAAAAACTTTCTCTTGCTTCAAGTCGAAGGCAAATCCCTTTCGGCGCTAAGAATAGTTTCAAGAGAAAGTTGGCCTGCCAATGGAGGAAATGAATTTTACATTCCTGTTCCTACCCCTGAGGAACCTAGAAGAATTGCAAAATATGTTCCAAAAGAAATGCCACAAAAAGATAACGAGCATATTTTTTTTGAGGGTCCAACCGCAAGCGTGTTGCTTGGTAGTCCCATCATCAATGAAAAAGGTCAAACTATTGGAATCGTTGATTGGATCGACCTTCAAAATGGCTTAGTTAGGGTAAGAGTGCTTGATGGTCCTTTGGAAATCTTAGATAAAGCAGATCGGCTTGTTGAGTTTGCCTTTTGGCAAGAAAACTTAGAAGCGATTAGGAAAAAAGGAGAGCAAAATTCCTTACTCTCCTCTTCTACCTATTGGAGAAATTTATGGCAAGGAATTCAAAAAAATGAGATCGAAAAGAACGCTGATATTTTGATTCAGCTCTATCCAAAATTAGATGTCGCCTGGGCTGCTGCCTCAGCAAATTATTTAAGGTTATCTTTATGGGATAAGGCAGATTTTGCTGCCAGAAAAGCTATTGCCATGAATCCTTCCGATTATCATTATCCGGTTTTATTTGCTCAAATATTAATTGGGAAGAAGGAGTGGAATCCCGCTATTGATGCATTGCTTCAGGCACGAGAAGAAGGGGCCCTTTCGAAGGAAATTGCCTATCCCTTAGGGATATGTTTGGATAAAATTGGTCAATACGAAAAAGCGGTAGAAGAACTGAAAAGTTATGTGGAAAATCGACCCAGGCATGTTAGCGCCTGGATTTTAATGGGTGAAATCTATCAAAAGATTCATCACTGGGAACAAGCTATCAGTGCTTTTACAAAAGCGGCAAGATTAAATCCACAATCTATACGAGCATGGGTAGGAATGGCTGATTCTTATAGAGAACTTTCCAAATGGGAGCAGGCTTCTGAAGCTTATACGGAACTGAGTCTTTTGGAGCCTACGAATGAGGCCGTGTGGTATAACCTTGGTCTAGTGTTGTTGAAAATGGAGCAGGAAAAGTTTGCTCGAGCTTGTTTTATGCGCGTCATAGAGTTAAATCCTAAAGATCGAGATGGATGGTTTAATTTTGGTGTCCTCAGTCAGAGAGCAGGAGAAAGATTGGTTGCAATGAATGCTTACAAAAAAGCTGTAAATCTAGATCCAGATTTTGGCATAGGATGGTTTAACTTGGGTTGTCTGTATCAAGAACTCCACCTTTATCCTGAAGCAATTGAAGCGTGGCGGAAAGCTGAGAAAACCCTCCCTGGTGATATTCGACCATTAATCAATCTCGTTTTTCTTGAAAACCATCTCCATGATTATAGCCAGAGGGATAAGGATTTGTCAAAATTGGAAGGTATGGATCCTCGTCTTGCCCAGCAAATAAGATTTAAGATGGCTACAATGAGCCGGTAGTGTGCAGACTAATAGCGATTCTTTGATTCGTATTGTGGGTTTTTAATTCCTGTTTTTTAAAGATGAAAGTGGAGTGCGCTAAAGCTGTGGCTGCGATCCATTTTTATATTGGAATCATCCTCTTGGCTTTTTCTTGGATTCTGAATGGGATCCTTGAAGGAGCTCGAACTCATTATTTCTTTTTCTTTTTGTGGATTGGATACATTTTAACGATCGATGGCTTGCTAGTTATGAAAAGAGGAGAATCTCCTCTGACAAGGGCTGGATTTTCTTATCTTTTGTTCTTTTTGTTGTCCATTCCTTTCTGGTGGCTATTCGAAGGGATCAATCTCAGAATCCAAAATTGGGAGTACGTAGGCTCCCATAAGTTTGGCCCTATTAGTTATTTTTTGTTTGCCTCTTTGAATTTTTCTACCGTTATACCCGCTGTTTTGACCACTTCTGAATGGGTCAGGCATTGGAGATGGATTGAAAATTTAAAAAAAGGGCCTGCAATTTCCGTTCCGTCCAAAGGATGGATTTTTGTTTTAGGCTTAGGTTTTCTTCTGCTTCTTTTATGCTTTCCTCGTCTATTTTATCCTTTATGCTGGATTTTTCTTTTCTTTTTAACAGAGCCACTTAATGCGAAGTTTAAAAAAAGATCGATTCTTTTTGGCGATTTACCTCAAGGTGAATGGAGAGGGGTTATTTCTTTGGCTATTGGCGTCTTAATTTGTGGATTATGTTGGGAAAGCTGGAATTGGAATTCAGATCCTAAATGGGTCTATCATATTCCCTTTTTGGGGTTTTTCCCAATATTTGAAATGCCTGTTTTAGGATATCTCGGTTATTTGCCTTTTGCCCTGGAACTTTTTTCTGCTACTGTCTTATGCTGGAAAGGAAAATTACCCGTAGATTTGTAATTACAATTGGCTTTTCCATTTTTCTTCACACTGGGGTATATTTTTAAAATTCCTTTTGTTATTTCCAACTATGAAATCAGA
Encoded proteins:
- a CDS encoding OmpA family protein, which encodes MKTEPFHSISLILDRKTVTLAVILSLLVHLGLILTVGPLRIKNFSVPYTTKKFNRRIDLKRAELPASIFQARAETKSPSVTPIPALEAPKQIKAINPLVQDITQANPVRIPMPSVVPGGAPEVAVLSPTPPTAVSPYEEDAKSQLQSMISHLITGPSSSGVPNTNNILPSGLGHDPIPGASAAGQAGTHPTGTSGGEGIPGVDDIQTQFKAAANFDPRIPQPVVLRLPSDILFDFDSANIKADAEPLLFQVLEILKKYHRADVEIGGHTDTFGDNMYNLQLSEQRAFAVQQWLEAHLPAGMYNFHSTGYGKSHPIVNPRGSIEEQAKNRRVEIVIRALVEE
- a CDS encoding tetratricopeptide repeat protein gives rise to the protein MKLSCFRIYDWHYLFSFYLVLSVLSFSTLKSEEESSFDSEFWTSRIVDFSLVNSNGMTHWIRGIVLSADGKVLTLSDVFNGEGKIKEVKRWDFRPVQYLGWIVKDPEKNFLLLQVEGKSLSALRIVSRESWPANGGNEFYIPVPTPEEPRRIAKYVPKEMPQKDNEHIFFEGPTASVLLGSPIINEKGQTIGIVDWIDLQNGLVRVRVLDGPLEILDKADRLVEFAFWQENLEAIRKKGEQNSLLSSSTYWRNLWQGIQKNEIEKNADILIQLYPKLDVAWAAASANYLRLSLWDKADFAARKAIAMNPSDYHYPVLFAQILIGKKEWNPAIDALLQAREEGALSKEIAYPLGICLDKIGQYEKAVEELKSYVENRPRHVSAWILMGEIYQKIHHWEQAISAFTKAARLNPQSIRAWVGMADSYRELSKWEQASEAYTELSLLEPTNEAVWYNLGLVLLKMEQEKFARACFMRVIELNPKDRDGWFNFGVLSQRAGERLVAMNAYKKAVNLDPDFGIGWFNLGCLYQELHLYPEAIEAWRKAEKTLPGDIRPLINLVFLENHLHDYSQRDKDLSKLEGMDPRLAQQIRFKMATMSR